A region from the Vicia villosa cultivar HV-30 ecotype Madison, WI linkage group LG3, Vvil1.0, whole genome shotgun sequence genome encodes:
- the LOC131660567 gene encoding F-box protein AFR-like has protein sequence MVIAEGEEEHEELIPGLPDEIAEICLLRVPYPYQPLVRCVSSSWNRAISNPSFLLSKKNFSKKLSNPQLFVLGFHTVTSKLQWQSLDPSSNRWFILPQMPLPNDTVCSTSFASASLQTQGKIFFMRGTSTIVYRTVVNKWSTASEMISEKSYFAAEEVNGRIVTVGKSGTEIYDPEDDTWRRGAKFPGELERYETVVNGGKIYVTEGWWWPFAVRPRGWVYEISSDTWREMSEGMKDGWAGESVSVCGKVFMIPDVDLPMKVYDEATDTWRCVNGERLPRDKVKKPFVARGLGDRIYVASLGLKVVVGTVVDDDVCGLMVTWQVLDAPEAFGEFSPCSCQVVYA, from the coding sequence ATGGTGATTGCGGAAGGTGAAGAAGAACACGAAGAACTGATTCCAGGTTTACCTGATGAAATAGCAGAGATTTGTCTTCTTCGTGTTCCTTACCCGTATCAGCCTCTAGTACGCTGCGTTTCATCGTCGTGGAACCGAGCAATATCGAATCCATCTTTTTTACTCTCCAAGAAAAACTTCTCGAAGAAACTTTCGAATCCGCAACTCTTTGTATTAGGTTTTCATACAGTAACCTCGAAACTCCAATGGCAATCGTTGGATCCTTCTTCTAACCGTTGGTTTATACTTCCTCAGATGCCTCTCCCGAACGACACCGTTTGCTCAACCTCATTTGCTTCCGCTTCGTTGCAGACTCAGGGAAAGATATTCTTCATGAGAGGAACTTCGACGATTGTTTACCGTACAGTCGTTAACAAATGGTCGACGGCGTCGGAGATGATATCTGAGAAATCTTACTTCGCGGCGGAGGAAGTGAACGGAAGAATCGTAACCGTTGGCAAGAGCGGTACGGAAATCTACGATCCGGAAGATGACACGTGGAGGAGAGGCGCGAAGTTTCCGGGGGAGTTGGAGAGGTATGAGACGGTGGTTAACGGAGGGAAGATTTACGTAACGGAAGGTTGGTGGTGGCCGTTTGCGGTTAGGCCGAGAGGTTGGGTTTATGAAATATCGAGTGACACGTGGCGTGAGATGAGTGAGGGGATGAAAGACGGTTGGGCGGGAGAGAGTGTTTCGGTGTGTGGTAAGGTGTTTATGATACCTGACGTTGATTTACCGATGAAGGTTTATGATGAAGCAACTGACACGTGGCGGTGTGTGAATGGTGAGAGGCTACCTAGAGATAAAGTTAAGAAACCGTTTGTTGCGAGAGGATTAGGTGATAGAATCTACGTGGCATCGCTTGGTTTGAAAGTGGTGGTTGGTACGGTTGTTGATGATGACGTGTGTGGTTTGATGGTGACGTGGCAGGTTTTGGATGCACCGGAAGCTTTTGGGGAATTCTCACCTTGTAGTTGCCAGGTGGTGTATGCATGA